One stretch of Tistrella mobilis DNA includes these proteins:
- a CDS encoding ABC transporter substrate-binding protein, whose protein sequence is MRRRILATAVSMTAAMVLTGAALAADPVRIGVAAPFTGAAAGYGRDARMGAEMAAAEINAAGGILGGRQIELVYEDDKGTPQGGVAAVQKLMSEHRVQAITGGTNSSVVLAETSVTKNRILQVNAAAQADAITEQGSKWLFQINNTASANSEAFNGYITGTLKPKTVAYMGENSEFSKALLAGLRKSLEAAGIPLVNVATYDANITDFTSIISKVKASAPELVYVADAYPARSAQLWKQIRQQGGFPVETQAPGVVQESMLTPAEGAMNGLITGDIFIAEGNTGAMASFVEAFRTSHQAEPNKVHLVTYEAVQVIARAMDKAGSADDYDLIAKTLRTNPWPSPRGDLTFDDRGRARAPQFYIHEVKDGRLTLRETIANR, encoded by the coding sequence ATGCGACGTCGCATTCTTGCGACTGCGGTCAGCATGACCGCGGCGATGGTTCTGACTGGCGCGGCGCTGGCGGCGGATCCCGTGCGGATCGGCGTGGCGGCCCCGTTCACGGGTGCGGCTGCGGGTTACGGGCGTGACGCCAGGATGGGTGCCGAGATGGCCGCGGCCGAGATCAATGCCGCCGGCGGCATTCTGGGCGGACGGCAGATCGAACTGGTCTATGAAGACGACAAGGGCACGCCGCAGGGCGGTGTCGCCGCGGTGCAGAAGCTGATGTCCGAGCACCGGGTGCAGGCGATCACCGGCGGTACCAACAGCTCCGTGGTCCTGGCCGAAACCTCGGTCACAAAGAACCGCATCCTGCAGGTGAATGCGGCCGCCCAGGCCGATGCGATCACCGAGCAGGGATCCAAATGGCTCTTCCAGATCAACAACACCGCTTCGGCGAATTCCGAGGCTTTCAACGGCTATATCACCGGCACGCTGAAGCCGAAGACGGTCGCCTATATGGGCGAGAATTCCGAGTTCAGCAAGGCGCTGCTGGCCGGCTTGCGCAAGTCGCTGGAGGCGGCCGGGATTCCGCTGGTCAATGTCGCGACCTATGACGCCAACATCACCGATTTCACCTCGATCATCAGCAAGGTGAAGGCATCGGCGCCGGAGCTGGTCTACGTCGCCGATGCCTATCCGGCGCGGTCTGCGCAGCTCTGGAAGCAGATCCGTCAGCAGGGCGGTTTCCCGGTCGAGACCCAGGCCCCGGGCGTGGTACAGGAGTCTATGCTGACCCCGGCCGAGGGGGCGATGAACGGCCTGATCACCGGCGACATCTTCATCGCCGAGGGCAATACCGGCGCGATGGCGTCCTTCGTCGAGGCCTTCCGGACATCGCATCAGGCCGAACCGAACAAGGTCCATCTGGTGACCTACGAGGCCGTGCAGGTGATCGCGCGCGCGATGGACAAGGCCGGCAGCGCCGATGACTACGATCTGATCGCGAAGACCCTTCGCACCAATCCCTGGCCGTCGCCGCGTGGTGACCTCACTTTCGACGATCGTGGCCGGGCCCGGGCACCGCAGTTCTACATCCACGAGGTGAAGGACGGCCGGTTGACGCTCCGCGAAACCATCGCGAACCGTTGA
- a CDS encoding helix-turn-helix domain-containing protein produces MTTAATEFEPDYVVSPGEILEEILEARGMKKRQLADRSNKSTKLISQIIAGIAPVSPDTAIAFERVLGVRASLWNNLESRYRLHLAKQDERARLASNVAWANRFPLARMKKFGLVGDARKPIVEDILDFFGVANTDAWENVYLQEQQRVAFRASQAFQSSPYAIAAWLRWGEKHAESLDVPAFDKDRFKTALNDIRALTRLTPEEFHAPLKELCSRSGVVVLWLPELDGTRLSGATKWLGPEKVMIQLSLRHRTDDHFWFSFFHEAAHVLLHGKKAVFIDDASNTTTKEEDEANLFAQNHLIPRSHWARLTRTKAFSRDRIVSFADDLNIAPGIVVGQLQHAGLIPYTHLNGLKRKFVWADQRYN; encoded by the coding sequence ATGACGACCGCCGCCACGGAATTCGAGCCAGATTATGTCGTCTCGCCGGGAGAGATTCTGGAGGAGATCCTTGAGGCGCGCGGCATGAAGAAGCGTCAGCTCGCCGACAGATCAAACAAGTCGACCAAGCTGATCAGTCAGATCATCGCCGGTATCGCGCCGGTATCGCCGGATACGGCCATCGCGTTCGAGCGGGTGCTGGGCGTTCGGGCCTCCCTCTGGAATAATCTCGAATCCCGGTACCGCCTTCATCTGGCAAAACAGGACGAGCGAGCCCGCCTGGCATCCAACGTTGCATGGGCAAACCGTTTTCCCCTCGCCAGAATGAAGAAATTCGGCCTCGTCGGCGATGCCCGGAAGCCGATCGTCGAAGATATTCTGGATTTTTTCGGCGTGGCGAATACTGACGCCTGGGAGAATGTTTACCTCCAGGAACAGCAGAGAGTGGCGTTCAGAGCCTCGCAAGCGTTCCAAAGCAGCCCCTATGCGATCGCTGCCTGGCTCCGCTGGGGAGAGAAGCATGCGGAATCGCTGGACGTTCCCGCCTTCGACAAGGACAGGTTCAAAACGGCATTGAACGACATCAGGGCATTGACCCGTCTGACGCCTGAAGAGTTTCACGCCCCCCTGAAGGAGTTGTGCAGCCGGTCGGGTGTGGTCGTGCTCTGGCTGCCCGAACTTGATGGCACGCGCCTTAGCGGCGCTACAAAATGGCTCGGTCCGGAGAAGGTCATGATCCAGCTCAGCTTGCGCCACAGGACCGACGATCATTTCTGGTTCAGTTTCTTTCATGAAGCGGCTCACGTTCTTCTTCACGGAAAGAAAGCCGTCTTTATCGACGACGCCAGCAATACAACGACCAAAGAAGAAGATGAAGCGAATCTCTTCGCGCAAAATCATCTCATTCCCAGATCGCATTGGGCTCGTCTCACCAGGACGAAGGCGTTCTCGCGGGACAGAATCGTCTCTTTTGCAGATGATTTAAATATAGCGCCGGGGATTGTTGTGGGGCAACTCCAGCATGCCGGACTCATACCGTACACACATCTGAATGGTCTGAAGCGGAAATTCGTCTGGGCAGATCAGCGCTATAACTGA
- a CDS encoding branched-chain amino acid ABC transporter permease has product MDLLFQTLLNGLMLGAGYALVAVGLTLVFGTLHVVNFAHGAFFALGGYGVLLLQQMGLPYLAALPLAVLLVAAVGFACEIAIVRRAIYDRGEHGSIIVTFAAGQAIVAAIILVAGPDPMPVASPFAQATTTVFGLFLSGQRLFIAVVSLVVLIGFAAWLKRSVRGQQLLAVAQNARGALYSGIDVPTIRALAFVLGVSAAGLSGALLASIISAFPTMGDANMITAFTVVILGGLGSIPGALLGAMAIGLGNAFFETYVSVSWTPALGWVLVIVVLLLWPQGLMGRAQLHRH; this is encoded by the coding sequence ATGGATCTCCTTTTCCAGACGCTTCTGAACGGGTTGATGCTGGGGGCCGGCTATGCGCTGGTTGCCGTGGGTCTGACCCTGGTCTTCGGCACGCTGCATGTCGTGAACTTCGCCCATGGCGCCTTCTTCGCGCTGGGCGGGTACGGCGTGCTGCTGCTTCAGCAGATGGGCCTGCCCTATCTGGCCGCCCTGCCGCTGGCGGTGCTGCTGGTGGCGGCGGTGGGCTTTGCCTGCGAAATCGCAATCGTCCGTCGGGCGATCTATGACCGCGGCGAGCATGGCTCGATCATCGTGACCTTCGCCGCCGGCCAGGCGATCGTGGCCGCGATCATCCTGGTGGCCGGCCCCGATCCGATGCCGGTGGCCTCGCCGTTCGCACAGGCGACCACGACGGTCTTCGGCCTGTTCCTGTCGGGGCAGCGGCTGTTCATCGCCGTCGTGTCGCTGGTGGTGCTGATCGGCTTTGCGGCCTGGCTGAAGCGCAGCGTGCGGGGCCAGCAATTGCTCGCCGTCGCCCAGAACGCCCGCGGCGCGCTCTATTCCGGCATCGATGTGCCGACGATCCGTGCGCTCGCCTTCGTGCTCGGCGTCTCGGCGGCGGGCCTGTCGGGCGCGCTGCTCGCCTCGATCATCAGCGCCTTCCCGACCATGGGCGACGCCAACATGATCACCGCCTTCACGGTGGTGATCCTGGGCGGGCTGGGCAGCATTCCGGGTGCCCTGCTGGGGGCCATGGCCATCGGCCTCGGCAATGCCTTCTTCGAAACCTACGTCTCCGTGTCGTGGACGCCCGCCCTGGGCTGGGTGCTCGTGATCGTGGTTCTGCTCCTCTGGCCCCAGGGGCTGATGGGGCGCGCACAGCTGCACCGGCACTGA
- a CDS encoding PLP-dependent aminotransferase family protein encodes MADTPPRQPSRIDQLVELITGQITGGLLKTGERLASVRAAAGDHGVSKNTMAEVYDRLVAAGLLESRPGSGFYVTGGNRRPLPRQNPDVEAAVDVVSLLREQLDQHYEVRPGDGRPPQAWMEGSEIGRFFGRFKWPKGEAIDHGYGSSWGFLPLRERIAMLLAERGIKAGVGQVLLTYGANHALDLIIRHHLEPGDTVFVDDPGYYPLFGKLTLAKVRIIGIRRGPEGPDLADLAAKLAQHRPKLFFTQSQGHNPTGHGLTMGTAYGLLQAAERHGFQLVEDDAFADVMPASAPRLAALDQLNRVLYVGTFSKTFSASLRSGYVAAAAPVAAALQGIKMLTVVATSDYVERFIYNFISDGHYVRHLRRLRARVGEAASTAAGALSEMGLDVATPAHAGFYLWVGLPPGTDELALARAAAERSIFLAPGQVFAPDRAPRAPAIRVNVAHAADPRFLAFMREVAGGGRG; translated from the coding sequence ATGGCAGACACACCCCCGCGTCAACCCAGCCGCATCGATCAGCTGGTCGAGCTGATCACCGGGCAGATCACCGGCGGCCTGCTGAAAACCGGCGAGCGCCTGGCCTCGGTCAGGGCGGCGGCGGGGGATCACGGGGTGTCGAAGAACACGATGGCCGAGGTCTATGACCGGCTGGTCGCGGCCGGGCTGCTGGAATCGCGGCCGGGATCGGGCTTCTATGTCACCGGCGGCAACCGCCGGCCGCTGCCGCGCCAGAACCCGGATGTCGAGGCGGCGGTGGATGTGGTCTCGCTGCTGCGCGAGCAGCTGGACCAGCATTACGAGGTCCGCCCCGGCGACGGCCGCCCGCCCCAGGCCTGGATGGAAGGCTCTGAAATCGGCCGCTTTTTCGGCCGGTTCAAATGGCCGAAGGGCGAGGCGATCGACCATGGCTATGGCAGTTCCTGGGGGTTTCTGCCGCTGCGCGAGCGGATCGCCATGCTGCTGGCGGAGCGGGGCATCAAGGCCGGGGTGGGGCAGGTGCTGCTCACCTACGGCGCCAATCATGCGCTCGACCTGATCATCCGCCATCATCTGGAGCCGGGCGACACGGTCTTCGTCGACGACCCCGGCTATTATCCGCTGTTCGGCAAACTGACGCTGGCCAAGGTGCGGATCATCGGCATCCGCCGCGGGCCCGAAGGGCCGGATCTGGCGGATCTGGCGGCGAAGCTGGCCCAGCACCGGCCGAAACTGTTCTTCACCCAGTCCCAGGGCCACAACCCGACCGGCCATGGCCTGACCATGGGCACGGCCTATGGCCTGTTGCAGGCGGCGGAACGCCATGGCTTCCAGCTGGTCGAGGACGATGCCTTCGCCGATGTGATGCCGGCCTCGGCGCCCCGGCTCGCCGCCCTCGATCAGCTGAACCGGGTGCTTTATGTCGGCACCTTCTCCAAGACCTTCTCGGCCAGCCTGCGCTCGGGCTATGTCGCGGCGGCGGCGCCGGTGGCGGCGGCGCTGCAGGGCATCAAGATGCTCACCGTGGTCGCCACTTCGGATTATGTCGAACGCTTCATCTACAATTTCATTTCCGACGGTCATTACGTCCGCCATCTGCGCCGGCTGCGCGCGCGGGTGGGCGAGGCGGCGAGCACGGCCGCCGGCGCCCTGTCTGAAATGGGGCTGGACGTGGCGACGCCGGCCCATGCCGGCTTTTATCTCTGGGTCGGCCTGCCGCCCGGCACGGACGAACTGGCGCTGGCCCGCGCCGCGGCGGAGCGCAGCATCTTCCTGGCCCCGGGCCAGGTCTTCGCTCCCGACCGCGCCCCCCGCGCCCCCGCCATCCGGGTGAACGTTGCCCATGCCGCGGATCCGCGGTTCCTGGCATTCATGCGCGAGGTGGCGGGGGGTGGCCGGGGCTAG
- a CDS encoding branched-chain amino acid ABC transporter permease translates to MTDTSSTSSGGRPAAAPGSGAPAGIMLTLGAILLILMIGFGVRSTFILSLAGYTCAFALFALSINLMLGGLGEVPLGQCIFFGVGAYGTAMLTIEAGVPFVAAVPVAMAASAVLAIGIGWLTLRLTGAYFSIVSWGLAGVMMVAAMNLEVTGGPLGLFGFPSLTVGPVDLTDPQSYFFFTAVILLLVLAFLARVRSSRFGHAIESIRQSRHLAQSVGVDVFRERLKMLVLSAPVAALAGALCLPYTQIVTPEVFSVVLTVDALLAVLIGGTGLLFGPVIGTAIFTILPQFLKLDPNVKVLVFSLAIILVMMLAPGGLHQIGRAVMARLTRGEGGR, encoded by the coding sequence ATGACCGACACGTCTTCCACCTCGTCCGGCGGGCGGCCGGCTGCCGCTCCCGGCAGCGGCGCCCCGGCCGGCATCATGCTCACGCTCGGCGCGATCCTGCTGATCCTGATGATCGGCTTCGGGGTCCGGAGCACCTTCATCCTCAGCCTTGCCGGCTATACCTGCGCGTTCGCGCTCTTCGCGCTCAGCATCAATCTGATGCTGGGCGGCCTCGGCGAAGTGCCGCTCGGCCAGTGCATCTTCTTCGGTGTCGGGGCCTATGGCACGGCGATGCTGACCATCGAAGCGGGTGTGCCCTTCGTGGCGGCCGTGCCGGTGGCGATGGCCGCCTCCGCCGTGCTGGCGATCGGCATCGGCTGGCTGACGCTGCGCCTGACCGGGGCCTATTTCTCCATTGTCTCGTGGGGGCTCGCCGGGGTGATGATGGTGGCGGCGATGAATCTGGAAGTGACCGGCGGCCCGCTCGGCCTGTTCGGCTTCCCGAGCCTCACCGTCGGACCGGTCGATCTCACCGACCCGCAGAGCTATTTCTTCTTCACGGCCGTGATCCTGCTGCTGGTGCTGGCCTTTCTCGCCCGGGTGCGCAGTTCCCGCTTCGGTCATGCGATCGAAAGCATCCGCCAGAGCCGCCATCTGGCGCAGTCGGTGGGTGTCGACGTGTTCCGCGAGCGGCTGAAGATGCTGGTGCTGAGCGCGCCGGTCGCGGCACTGGCCGGCGCGCTCTGTCTGCCCTACACCCAGATCGTGACGCCCGAGGTCTTTTCGGTGGTGCTGACGGTCGATGCCCTGCTCGCCGTGCTGATCGGCGGTACCGGCCTGCTGTTCGGCCCGGTGATCGGCACCGCCATCTTCACCATCCTGCCGCAGTTCCTGAAGCTCGACCCCAACGTCAAGGTGCTGGTCTTCTCGCTGGCGATCATCCTGGTGATGATGCTGGCGCCAGGCGGATTGCACCAGATCGGCCGGGCAGTGATGGCGCGGCTGACGCGCGGGGAGGGCGGGCGATGA
- a CDS encoding type II toxin-antitoxin system RelE/ParE family toxin: protein MLIGFKTTKLKKLLSDERQLSREYGASGGRKIARRLAVLAAAECLADIPTTPPTRRHQLKGDLDEQFAVDVEHPYRLLFKPDHTPVPRCQDGGIDLTKVTAITILGVEDYH, encoded by the coding sequence GTGCTGATCGGCTTCAAGACGACAAAGCTGAAGAAGCTGCTGTCCGACGAACGGCAGCTCAGCCGTGAGTATGGCGCCAGTGGCGGGCGAAAGATTGCGCGCCGGCTCGCCGTCCTTGCCGCAGCGGAGTGTCTGGCCGACATCCCGACCACGCCGCCCACACGACGGCATCAGCTGAAGGGCGATCTGGACGAGCAGTTTGCCGTCGATGTCGAACATCCATACCGCCTGCTCTTCAAGCCGGATCACACCCCTGTACCAAGATGTCAGGATGGCGGCATAGACCTGACGAAGGTCACCGCGATCACCATCCTGGGAGTTGAGGATTACCACTGA
- a CDS encoding helix-turn-helix domain-containing protein, with product MDALITAAARALAADDLLGALNRVALRDDPPALALRGIVMARLGEFGRARDLLARAGRGFGRSNPAARARCILADAEIALVLRDIAWPQGLLDRSRAILEAAGDHANAAHARIIEARRLLLIGRPGAADALIAGLDPGRITPALAAGLHLTRAGIAARRIAAREAAAELDAAAAAAEASGIAALTAEVATARRQLDAPAARLVRTGTGRLVTLAEVEALPAQTALIVDACRLIIRDATDARPLATRPVLFALARQLALAHPADVPRAVLIREGFGGRSADDSHRARLRVEIGRLRRLLHPLARIRATATGFVLETPRAGPVALLDPPVAAPGGRMLALLADGEAWSTAALATALGTSPRTVQRLMERLAADGHARPTGRGRARRWTAPALGGFPTIMLLPGV from the coding sequence ATGGATGCCCTGATCACCGCCGCCGCCCGCGCCCTGGCGGCGGACGATCTTCTGGGGGCGCTCAACAGGGTCGCCCTTCGCGACGACCCGCCGGCGCTGGCGCTGCGCGGCATCGTCATGGCAAGGCTCGGCGAATTCGGCCGGGCACGCGACCTGCTCGCCCGCGCCGGCCGCGGCTTTGGCCGCAGCAACCCCGCGGCCCGGGCGCGCTGCATCCTGGCGGATGCCGAAATCGCCCTGGTGCTGCGCGACATCGCCTGGCCCCAAGGGCTTCTGGATCGCAGCCGCGCGATACTGGAAGCGGCAGGCGACCATGCCAATGCCGCCCATGCCCGGATCATCGAGGCCCGGCGCCTGCTGCTGATCGGCCGGCCGGGCGCCGCCGACGCCCTGATCGCCGGGCTCGATCCCGGCCGCATCACCCCGGCACTCGCCGCCGGGCTGCACCTGACCCGCGCCGGCATCGCCGCCCGCCGGATCGCGGCCAGAGAGGCGGCCGCCGAACTCGATGCCGCCGCCGCGGCTGCGGAGGCAAGCGGGATCGCCGCCCTTACGGCCGAGGTGGCAACCGCCCGCCGCCAGCTCGACGCCCCCGCCGCCCGACTGGTCCGGACCGGGACCGGCCGGCTGGTGACGCTGGCCGAGGTGGAAGCCCTGCCCGCGCAGACGGCGCTGATCGTCGATGCCTGCCGGCTGATCATCCGCGATGCCACCGACGCCCGCCCGCTCGCCACCCGCCCGGTGCTTTTCGCCCTTGCCCGGCAGCTGGCGCTGGCCCATCCGGCCGATGTGCCGCGTGCGGTGCTGATCCGCGAAGGCTTCGGCGGCCGCAGCGCCGACGACAGCCACCGCGCCCGGCTCCGGGTGGAAATCGGTCGGCTGCGCCGCCTGCTCCACCCCCTCGCCCGGATCCGCGCCACCGCGACCGGCTTCGTTCTGGAAACGCCCCGCGCCGGCCCGGTCGCCCTGCTCGACCCGCCGGTCGCAGCCCCGGGCGGGCGGATGCTGGCCCTGCTCGCCGATGGCGAGGCCTGGTCGACCGCGGCCCTCGCCACCGCCCTCGGCACCAGCCCGCGCACCGTGCAGCGCCTGATGGAACGCCTCGCCGCCGACGGCCACGCCCGCCCCACGGGCCGGGGCCGCGCCCGCCGCTGGACGGCACCGGCCCTCGGCGGTTTCCCGACGATCATGCTGCTGCCGGGGGTATAG
- a CDS encoding glutamine cyclotransferase, with the protein MTTTRTSPTAAATPATTEAEILREYGPWPGVETVHGISFDGSHVWFAVGPAVNVLDPSDGRVVRTLPVPGEAGTAFDGRFLYQIAGPVIRRLDPETGAVLGTIPCPGNGCASGLAWGEGTLWVGQFDDRRILQIDPETGAVLRHITSDRMVTGVSWAGDELWHGTWDGDCQTADLRRIDPETGGVIAVIAMPAGLAVSGLESDGNGTFYCGGGRSGKIRAVRKSL; encoded by the coding sequence ATGACCACGACCCGCACATCCCCCACCGCCGCCGCCACGCCTGCCACCACCGAGGCCGAAATCCTGCGCGAATACGGCCCCTGGCCCGGGGTCGAGACCGTGCACGGGATCAGTTTCGACGGCAGCCATGTCTGGTTCGCCGTCGGCCCGGCGGTGAATGTGCTCGACCCGTCGGATGGCCGGGTGGTGCGCACGCTGCCGGTACCGGGAGAGGCCGGCACCGCCTTCGACGGGCGGTTTCTCTACCAGATCGCAGGGCCGGTGATCCGCCGGCTCGACCCTGAAACCGGCGCGGTGCTGGGCACCATCCCCTGCCCGGGCAATGGCTGCGCCTCGGGCCTCGCCTGGGGCGAGGGCACGCTCTGGGTCGGCCAGTTCGATGACCGCCGGATCCTGCAGATCGACCCTGAGACCGGCGCGGTGCTCCGCCACATCACCTCGGACCGCATGGTTACCGGCGTCAGCTGGGCCGGCGACGAACTCTGGCACGGCACCTGGGACGGCGACTGCCAGACGGCCGATCTGCGCCGCATCGACCCCGAGACCGGCGGCGTCATCGCCGTGATCGCGATGCCGGCCGGGCTTGCCGTCTCGGGGCTTGAGAGCGACGGCAACGGCACTTTCTATTGTGGTGGCGGCCGCAGCGGAAAGATCAGGGCGGTGCGCAAGAGCCTGTAA
- a CDS encoding ABC transporter ATP-binding protein, with translation MTAGTSFVDRPLAVRARGIEKRYGGVAALKGVDVSIPEGAIYGIIGPNGAGKSTLFDILCGITRPSAGTVEVLGMDVAAMRHHEVARRGVGRTFQRTAVFGQATVRENLLYGRYSAMGHSVIERILHGRRWRDEMAAFEDKAAGVLALCGLDRIAGQPAASLAYGIQRRLAVAIMLMTDPRIIFLDEPVAGMNDVETAEFVALVRKVAVGRTIVLVEHDMAAIGELCEAALVVVDGRPVVADTPAAVFRHPEVISAYLGAEDD, from the coding sequence ATGACGGCTGGCACGAGCTTTGTCGACCGGCCCCTTGCGGTCCGCGCCCGGGGCATCGAAAAGCGCTATGGCGGCGTCGCGGCGCTGAAAGGGGTCGATGTGTCGATCCCGGAAGGGGCGATCTACGGGATCATCGGTCCCAACGGGGCCGGCAAGTCGACCCTGTTCGACATCCTCTGCGGCATCACCCGGCCCAGCGCCGGCACGGTCGAGGTGCTGGGTATGGACGTGGCGGCGATGCGCCATCACGAGGTCGCCCGCCGGGGCGTCGGCCGCACTTTCCAGCGCACGGCCGTATTCGGCCAGGCGACGGTGCGCGAGAACCTGCTCTACGGCCGCTATTCGGCCATGGGCCATTCGGTGATCGAACGGATCCTGCACGGCCGGCGCTGGCGCGACGAGATGGCCGCCTTCGAGGACAAGGCCGCAGGCGTGCTGGCGCTCTGCGGGCTCGACCGGATCGCCGGGCAGCCGGCCGCGTCCCTCGCCTACGGCATTCAGCGCCGTCTGGCCGTGGCGATCATGCTGATGACCGACCCCAGGATCATCTTCCTGGACGAGCCGGTCGCCGGCATGAACGACGTCGAGACCGCCGAATTCGTCGCCCTGGTGCGCAAGGTCGCGGTCGGCCGGACCATCGTGCTGGTCGAGCACGACATGGCCGCGATCGGCGAACTGTGCGAGGCGGCGCTGGTGGTGGTGGACGGCCGGCCGGTGGTGGCCGACACGCCCGCCGCGGTGTTCCGACATCCGGAGGTGATCTCCGCCTATCTGGGGGCCGAGGATGACTGA